In Cyclobacteriaceae bacterium, the DNA window CCTTATTAAATCGATCATGGCTTCCTCAATAAAACCGAGCTCGTCAGGATATCTTGCTGCAACATCATCGGCCATCCAGTAAAATTTCATGACGATCTGCCTTTCACGTTCCTCAGCATTTGCTAAAGATGCAACACCATCAGATGCCAATATCGATACATTCAGATGCTTGGGAGGTGGTGGTGGAAATTTGCCGCAGTCATTAATATAATTTCTTAGAAGATCAGCATAGTTGACATTGTATGTGACCGTTCCTGAATTATAAATACTCAATATCCTCAGCAATCCTCCCATGAGACTCTCCTTCTCCTTATCCCAGTTTTGCTTCTCAGGGATCTTTGAATTGTTGATTACCACATCAATCGTATCAATATTATGGTTGATCGCATAGCGAAGAGCTTCCTCTACGGGTATCACCCTCCTGAGCCCACCATCAACATAATATGATTTCTTTCCTGCAGGATCGTTCATTTCAACATACGACATAAATAACGGCTCATTGGAAGAAGCCCAGATCCAGTTTACCATTTCCTCATAGTGTTCCTTCGACTTGCTGTAGGATGAATCCGTCTTTATCTCAAGCGCACCGGTTCGCATATTCGTAACTGCCACTGCCAGCATCATATTATTGCTTTTGTAAAAATCAATCAGGCTGTCATAACGTTTTTTTGTAAACCAATCCTCGATCAGTTCCTTAAGATTATCAGTTGTTCCAAGCGTCTTTTTAAAAATTCCGCGATACAATC includes these proteins:
- a CDS encoding patatin-like phospholipase family protein, yielding MKLIFTLLLISTLSITGSAQHHFKAPGNKMLVVSGGGARGAWGVGLISELYKKNGGYKIVYGTSTGSLMAPFVLLQKFDTLKEAYSKVNQHTIFNISPFKVKYNPTTKTVTTKLRVLNGLYRGIFKKTLGTTDNLKELIEDWFTKKRYDSLIDFYKSNNMMLAVAVTNMRTGALEIKTDSSYSKSKEHYEEMVNWIWASSNEPLFMSYVEMNDPAGKKSYYVDGGLRRVIPVEEALRYAINHNIDTIDVVINNSKIPEKQNWDKEKESLMGGLLRILSIYNSGTVTYNVNYADLLRNYINDCGKFPPPPPKHLNVSILASDGVASLANAEERERQIVMKFYWMADDVAARYPDELGFIEEAMIDLIREGEIAAKSKDNRMEFIIKEKSVREVINNTLK